Proteins encoded within one genomic window of Bacteroides sedimenti:
- a CDS encoding DUF3872 domain-containing protein has translation MKKIIRNILMGMYLLGTMLLVFSCDNKLDVQQVHPFTVTTMSVQKRIKMGETADIRFQLNREGYYEETKYFIRYFQPDGKGTLRMADGTVFLPNDLYSLTGETFRLYYTSASTDQQQIDVYIEDSFGKVVQLTFAFNNENEK, from the coding sequence ATGAAAAAAATAATCAGAAACATATTAATGGGGATGTACTTGTTGGGAACAATGCTGCTGGTGTTTTCTTGTGATAATAAGCTGGATGTTCAGCAGGTTCACCCGTTCACAGTAACAACAATGTCCGTACAAAAACGGATTAAGATGGGTGAAACGGCGGATATTCGTTTTCAACTTAACCGGGAAGGCTATTACGAAGAAACGAAGTATTTTATCAGGTATTTTCAGCCGGATGGAAAAGGAACGCTGCGGATGGCAGACGGAACAGTTTTTCTTCCGAATGATTTATACTCACTTACGGGAGAAACGTTTCGGCTATATTATACATCTGCATCCACTGACCAGCAACAAATTGACGTATATATAGAAGATAGCTTCGGAAAAGTGGTACAGCTAACGTTTGCTTTTAATAATGAGAATGAGAAATAA
- a CDS encoding SIR2 family protein: MSKKRLLIVTGCGASIDFGMPRVAEVNQIFETNSRRYVLSNDPQTTLYQWICNQANNANYEYLLYIIEVLAGYLNPANSYLSNFLQPNNLPLVNDTVLHHNNQTITSFDLSSLYNSLVDSLLDDFREKSRDCIANNTTFFSSLQSFLQCLNQEFDISYVTTNHDNILLSALPDNVTGFDTNGSFDRSILMNNPNWNYGIHLHGSVHFDMTGNIQRGYNMHEIRWNNDLSSNFSSNASGRNWIFTRQGNPLPHSAIIAGIDKTNQILKQPFLSYYMILDKLIFESDAILFIGYGFQDDHLNNAFEFIRYDWDKIRKVAVVDYSDNNTASLCGGRHDDWTIGLSKTIPFDSFNMGDGTKSLSGKHHTVGGYRQRCSVEKSSDSSHPLAIWYNGFTKACNYPHVILNELL; encoded by the coding sequence ATGTCAAAAAAGAGATTATTAATCGTTACTGGATGTGGAGCTTCCATAGATTTTGGAATGCCAAGAGTTGCTGAAGTAAATCAAATTTTTGAGACAAACAGCAGACGCTATGTATTATCCAACGACCCGCAGACAACATTATACCAATGGATATGTAATCAAGCAAATAATGCTAATTATGAATATCTTTTGTATATAATTGAGGTATTAGCAGGTTATCTCAACCCAGCCAATAGCTATTTGAGTAATTTTCTACAACCTAATAATCTTCCCTTAGTAAATGACACTGTATTGCACCACAATAATCAGACTATAACATCTTTTGATTTAAGCTCTCTTTATAACTCTCTCGTAGACTCTCTCCTTGACGATTTTAGAGAAAAATCCAGAGATTGTATCGCTAATAATACTACATTTTTTTCTTCTTTGCAGAGTTTTCTGCAGTGTTTAAATCAAGAGTTTGATATCAGTTACGTAACTACTAACCACGACAATATCCTGCTCTCGGCATTGCCTGATAATGTAACTGGATTTGATACAAACGGAAGCTTTGACCGTTCTATTCTTATGAATAATCCAAATTGGAATTACGGCATACATTTACATGGTTCTGTTCATTTTGATATGACAGGGAATATACAGCGCGGGTATAATATGCATGAAATACGTTGGAATAATGATTTATCTTCAAATTTTTCTTCAAATGCGAGTGGGCGCAACTGGATATTTACGAGGCAGGGAAACCCATTACCTCATTCAGCCATTATTGCAGGAATAGACAAAACAAACCAAATTTTGAAGCAACCTTTCCTGTCATATTATATGATATTGGATAAATTGATTTTTGAAAGTGATGCTATTTTGTTTATAGGATATGGATTCCAAGATGACCATTTAAATAATGCTTTTGAATTTATCCGTTATGATTGGGATAAAATACGGAAGGTCGCTGTTGTTGATTATTCAGACAATAATACAGCTTCTTTATGCGGAGGTAGACATGACGATTGGACAATTGGTTTATCTAAAACGATTCCTTTCGATTCATTTAATATGGGTGATGGCACAAAATCATTAAGTGGGAAACATCATACTGTCGGAGGCTATAGGCAGAGATGTAGTGTAGAAAAGTCTTCTGATTCATCCCACCCATTAGCCATTTGGTATAATGGTTTTACCAAAGCCTGTAATTATCCACATGTGATTCTAAATGAACTTTTATAA
- a CDS encoding antirestriction protein ArdA, which produces MEVTSLSEARIYVGTYAEYNDGSIKGKWFDLSDFSDKDEFYKACAEFHADEEDPEYMFQDWENIPDELIGESWLSENFFDIRDAMDDLSEDEQKAFLVWCNHGSHDLSTEDAHDLISSFRDHYNGQYKDEKDFAYEIIEELYDLPEFAKTYFDYEKFARDLFMGDYWFEDSFVFWAS; this is translated from the coding sequence ATGGAAGTAACAAGTTTAAGCGAAGCAAGAATTTACGTAGGTACATACGCAGAGTATAACGATGGCTCAATCAAGGGCAAGTGGTTTGACCTTTCCGACTTTTCGGACAAAGATGAGTTTTACAAAGCGTGTGCGGAATTCCACGCAGACGAGGAAGATCCTGAATATATGTTTCAGGACTGGGAAAATATACCGGATGAACTTATAGGCGAAAGCTGGTTATCTGAAAACTTTTTCGACATTCGGGATGCGATGGACGATTTAAGCGAAGACGAGCAGAAAGCATTTTTAGTGTGGTGTAATCACGGTTCACACGACCTTTCAACCGAAGATGCACACGACCTTATTTCTTCCTTTAGGGATCATTATAACGGGCAATATAAAGATGAAAAAGATTTTGCGTATGAAATAATAGAAGAGTTATACGACTTGCCGGAGTTCGCAAAAACATACTTCGATTATGAAAAGTTTGCCCGCGACCTCTTTATGGGTGATTACTGGTTTGAGGATAGTTTTGTTTTCTGGGCTTCTTGA
- a CDS encoding DUF3800 domain-containing protein: MIDIKYKIEDFRRAIKMLPIKHLFDITTTFYYDETDNVRKYYLKETGINEQIDRHFVLGGIMLKEDINPPDVKELREKLRIPEELEEIKSKHVYNGDIFKVLDKREINPFLNWILNHDIYIHYSVANLYYYSLVDIVDSIIDEELYGFHFYLKDDLYQIAKADHNQFNNILYKYNYPNISHEDIVDFLVDLRGYISGNKLDTTHYIDLLIERIEDENISELPFIQDEEDLMLLKDLSQFYYYPIYTFHNSKHIFDHERQIEDNHFKGVTFTKNGIPFNSYEFKDSKDDSMIQLSDCVVGIISRFYKFLDEFDGSLTNLDKRLNSRQKENLSILCKIIKKSVDYNETLIHMIVPIKEQQGYNIIVSHYSK; encoded by the coding sequence ATGATTGATATAAAATATAAAATAGAAGATTTTAGAAGGGCAATAAAAATGTTACCCATTAAACATTTATTTGACATTACTACCACTTTTTACTATGATGAGACAGATAATGTTCGTAAGTATTATTTAAAAGAAACTGGTATAAATGAACAAATTGATAGGCACTTCGTCCTTGGAGGTATAATGCTAAAAGAAGACATCAACCCTCCTGACGTAAAAGAGTTAAGAGAAAAGCTCCGAATACCAGAAGAGTTGGAAGAAATTAAAAGTAAACATGTTTATAATGGAGATATTTTTAAAGTCCTTGATAAAAGAGAAATAAATCCTTTCTTAAATTGGATTTTAAACCATGACATCTACATACACTATTCAGTTGCAAATCTATATTACTACTCCCTTGTTGATATTGTTGATTCTATCATAGATGAAGAATTATATGGTTTTCATTTTTATTTGAAAGATGACTTGTATCAAATAGCAAAGGCAGACCACAATCAGTTCAATAATATTCTATATAAATACAATTATCCTAATATAAGTCATGAAGACATTGTGGATTTTCTTGTAGACCTTAGAGGATATATATCAGGAAATAAGCTCGATACAACTCACTACATTGATTTGCTAATTGAAAGAATTGAAGATGAAAACATATCAGAATTACCATTCATCCAAGATGAAGAGGATTTAATGCTACTGAAAGACCTTTCTCAATTTTATTACTATCCAATATATACCTTCCATAATTCAAAACATATATTTGACCATGAGCGGCAGATTGAGGATAACCATTTCAAGGGAGTTACATTTACTAAAAATGGAATACCTTTCAATTCATATGAATTTAAAGATTCTAAAGATGATTCTATGATACAACTTTCAGATTGTGTCGTTGGAATAATCAGTAGATTTTATAAATTTTTAGATGAGTTTGATGGTAGCCTTACTAATTTAGATAAACGATTAAATAGCAGGCAGAAAGAGAATTTATCCATACTATGCAAAATAATAAAGAAAAGTGTGGATTATAATGAAACTCTAATTCACATGATTGTTCCAATTAAAGAACAACAAGGTTATAATATTATTGTCAGTCATTATTCTAAATAA
- a CDS encoding IS3 family transposase (programmed frameshift): MKRSKFTESQILFALKQNETGVKTEEVCRKMGISEATFYNWKKKYGGLGVPDFRRLRQLEEENQKLKQIVADLSLDKQMLQDVLKKKVLTPSQLREAAMDLIGEYKVSVQKATAGVMLHRSVWYYKSKPKNDELLCMRMHEIAQTRIRYGFWRIFILLRREGFKDNHKRVYRLYKAEELNLRSKRHRRSRAGIHRENYPVVKEMNQCWSMDFVSDALYNGQKFRTLTVIDNFSRKCVAIEVGQSLKGNDVVNTLEQLHVLYGIKPKRIKVDNGPEFVSKELDRWAYENKVTLDFSRPGRPTDNPFIESFNGSFRDECLNTNWFLSLQDARAKIESWRRDYNSYRPHSSLQDRTPE; the protein is encoded by the exons ATGAAACGATCAAAGTTTACAGAGTCGCAAATTCTCTTTGCATTAAAGCAAAATGAGACAGGGGTGAAGACCGAGGAGGTTTGCCGTAAGATGGGTATAAGTGAAGCCACTTTTTATAATTGGAAGAAGAAATATGGTGGTTTAGGAGTTCCCGATTTTCGTCGTTTACGACAGTTGGAGGAAGAGAATCAGAAGTTGAAGCAGATTGTCGCAGATCTTTCCTTGGATAAGCAGATGCTTCAGGATGTTTTAAA AAAAAAAGTTCTGACCCCTTCCCAGTTACGTGAAGCGGCTATGGATTTAATAGGTGAATATAAGGTTTCTGTCCAAAAGGCGACTGCTGGAGTCATGCTTCATCGTTCAGTTTGGTATTATAAGTCCAAACCTAAAAACGATGAACTTCTTTGTATGCGAATGCATGAAATAGCGCAAACAAGAATACGATATGGCTTTTGGCGCATATTCATATTGCTTCGCCGAGAAGGTTTTAAGGACAATCACAAGCGTGTTTATCGGCTTTACAAAGCGGAAGAATTAAATCTACGTTCAAAGCGTCACCGTAGAAGCAGAGCCGGGATACACAGAGAAAATTATCCGGTAGTAAAAGAGATGAATCAATGCTGGAGCATGGATTTTGTATCCGATGCGTTGTATAACGGACAGAAGTTCAGAACACTTACTGTTATAGATAATTTCAGCAGAAAGTGTGTGGCCATTGAGGTTGGCCAATCCTTAAAAGGCAACGATGTTGTAAATACATTAGAGCAATTACATGTTCTTTATGGCATTAAGCCAAAAAGGATAAAGGTTGATAATGGACCTGAATTTGTTTCAAAGGAATTGGATCGATGGGCATACGAGAATAAAGTAACGTTGGATTTTTCCCGTCCTGGAAGACCCACAGACAATCCTTTTATAGAATCTTTTAACGGAAGTTTTAGAGATGAGTGTTTAAATACAAATTGGTTCTTATCTTTGCAAGACGCAAGAGCTAAAATAGAGTCGTGGCGTAGAGATTATAACAGCTATCGTCCACATAGCTCTTTGCAGGACAGAACGCCGGAATAG
- a CDS encoding ATP-binding protein, whose translation MRSLFSEGYKKVYALFLFFLIGIIFIPDSFGTNIQNRPILIISSYNPEASSTAKNISAFIDEYKHLGGQLPIVIENMNCGSFTESRSWKGTIKQILDKHSSSQDTPALVILLGQEAWSSYLTLGRQLYEQMNLKKNANDSLYKLMCNAPVICGMVSRNAIMLPEDGDSPKKWEPQSIDMLKDVPPFIKMAGYVYQYDVEKNLQLIKKLYPATKNIALITDNTYGGVCFQAFVKKEIKRFSKFNLILLDGRQSSIYTIIDRISSLPANTVILLGTWRVDKNNGYFMNNATYMMMDANPRIPAFSVTSIGLGHWAIGGLIPEYRMLGKDMALQAYQLSEKGGGYKTHIEFISNRYKFDSEKVESLQIERAKLPVDSEFINEKPSFFEEYKYIVFGVVFVISILLFGWLISLYHLMRTKKLKDELEISEAELRIAKEKAEESERLKTSFLANMTHEIRTPLNAIVGFSNVLAIGGNTQEEVVEYNKVIQTNSDLLLRLVNDILDISRLETGRLKFYYEECNVTSLCKEAYSSVESTCDKPIKFILNSPDPNFVLVTDVHRLQQVLLNLLSNASKFTKEGIITLDFKIDEKSQMVHFTVTDTGEGIPEGKEHLVFDRFEKLNEFKQGTGLGLAISKTIVSVFGGEIWVDASYKEGARFIFTHPIDLQSQDIFAK comes from the coding sequence ATGAGAAGTTTATTTTCTGAGGGTTATAAAAAGGTTTATGCCTTATTTTTGTTTTTTTTGATAGGTATTATATTTATCCCTGACTCATTTGGGACCAATATTCAAAATAGACCTATTTTGATTATCAGTTCATATAACCCGGAGGCATCAAGTACTGCAAAGAATATCTCTGCTTTTATCGATGAGTATAAACATTTGGGTGGACAACTACCTATAGTTATAGAGAACATGAATTGTGGTAGCTTTACCGAGTCTCGTTCATGGAAAGGCACAATAAAACAAATTCTTGATAAACACTCATCATCTCAAGACACTCCGGCACTTGTTATACTTCTGGGTCAAGAGGCCTGGTCATCATATCTCACCCTTGGCCGTCAGCTATATGAACAGATGAATCTCAAAAAAAATGCGAATGATAGTTTATATAAATTGATGTGCAATGCTCCGGTAATCTGTGGAATGGTGAGTCGAAATGCAATTATGCTTCCCGAAGATGGTGACTCACCTAAAAAATGGGAACCGCAAAGCATCGATATGCTGAAGGATGTACCTCCATTCATTAAAATGGCCGGATATGTGTATCAGTATGATGTTGAAAAGAACCTTCAGTTAATAAAGAAGCTATATCCTGCTACTAAAAATATAGCTTTAATTACGGATAATACATATGGTGGTGTTTGTTTCCAAGCGTTTGTTAAGAAAGAAATAAAACGTTTTTCTAAGTTTAATCTTATTTTGCTTGATGGAAGGCAAAGTTCTATTTATACCATTATTGACCGCATCAGTTCTTTACCTGCCAATACAGTTATCTTGCTAGGAACCTGGAGAGTTGATAAGAATAACGGATATTTCATGAATAATGCCACTTATATGATGATGGATGCAAATCCTAGGATTCCCGCTTTTTCGGTTACCTCCATTGGTCTTGGGCATTGGGCGATAGGAGGTTTAATTCCTGAATACCGGATGCTTGGAAAAGATATGGCTTTGCAGGCTTATCAGTTGTCCGAAAAAGGAGGAGGGTATAAAACCCACATTGAGTTTATTTCCAACCGATACAAATTCGATTCAGAAAAGGTAGAGAGTCTGCAAATTGAGCGAGCCAAACTTCCTGTTGATTCTGAGTTTATAAACGAAAAACCTTCATTCTTTGAAGAATATAAATACATAGTTTTCGGAGTTGTGTTTGTAATATCAATACTGTTATTTGGATGGCTTATTTCACTTTATCATTTGATGCGTACTAAAAAACTGAAGGATGAGCTCGAAATTTCAGAAGCAGAATTGCGTATAGCCAAAGAAAAGGCCGAAGAATCAGAGCGGTTAAAGACTTCCTTTCTGGCTAATATGACACATGAGATACGAACTCCTTTAAATGCAATTGTTGGATTCTCAAATGTACTTGCAATAGGAGGAAATACGCAGGAAGAAGTCGTTGAATACAACAAGGTGATTCAGACCAATTCCGATTTATTGTTACGTCTTGTAAACGACATACTGGATATCTCACGATTGGAAACGGGACGTCTTAAATTCTATTATGAAGAGTGTAATGTTACTTCTTTGTGTAAAGAGGCTTATTCTTCCGTTGAGTCAACTTGTGATAAGCCGATAAAATTTATCTTAAACTCTCCCGATCCGAATTTTGTTCTGGTAACAGATGTCCATCGTTTGCAACAGGTGTTACTTAATCTGCTTTCCAATGCTTCTAAGTTTACAAAAGAAGGCATAATTACTCTCGATTTTAAAATCGACGAAAAGAGTCAGATGGTTCATTTTACTGTTACAGATACCGGAGAGGGAATACCCGAAGGGAAAGAGCATCTTGTATTCGACCGTTTCGAGAAGTTGAATGAGTTTAAACAGGGTACAGGTCTCGGACTTGCCATTAGTAAAACAATTGTCTCTGTTTTCGGAGGAGAGATCTGGGTAGATGCCTCATATAAAGAAGGAGCACGTTTTATTTTTACGCATCCTATTGATTTACAGTCACAAGATATATTTGCAAAATAA
- a CDS encoding peroxiredoxin: protein MEQEVISMPRIGDPAPAFEAITTQGPIKFPEDFYGSWVILFSHPADFTPVCTSEFITFASLESEFASLNCKLVGLSVDGLYSHIAWLRTIKEKIEFKGMKNVEVKFPLIEDITMKVAHKYGMIQPGESSTKAVRAVFVIDPSGKIRTIIYYPLSLGRNFDELKRVVMALQTADMFNVATPADWKPGDDVIVPTAGSCGVAKDRMEGKESNITCHDWFFCTKPLTKDEVMKKIQK from the coding sequence ATGGAACAAGAAGTAATATCTATGCCACGCATCGGTGACCCCGCACCTGCTTTTGAAGCAATAACCACACAGGGACCGATTAAATTTCCAGAAGATTTCTATGGAAGTTGGGTTATCTTATTCAGCCATCCTGCCGATTTTACTCCAGTATGTACATCAGAGTTTATCACTTTTGCTTCCCTGGAAAGCGAATTTGCATCACTCAACTGTAAATTGGTAGGTCTCTCCGTTGATGGACTGTACAGTCACATTGCCTGGCTGCGTACCATTAAGGAGAAAATTGAATTCAAGGGAATGAAAAATGTAGAGGTGAAGTTTCCATTGATTGAAGATATCACCATGAAAGTAGCTCACAAGTACGGCATGATTCAGCCAGGCGAGAGTAGTACAAAAGCCGTACGGGCAGTATTTGTAATTGATCCCTCCGGAAAGATTCGAACCATCATCTATTATCCGCTTTCGTTAGGACGTAATTTTGATGAATTAAAACGGGTTGTAATGGCATTACAGACTGCAGATATGTTCAATGTGGCTACTCCGGCCGACTGGAAACCTGGAGATGATGTAATTGTACCTACCGCCGGTTCTTGCGGAGTTGCTAAAGACAGAATGGAAGGGAAAGAGAGTAACATTACATGTCACGACTGGTTCTTCTGTACAAAACCTCTAACCAAAGATGAAGTGATGAAAAAGATTCAGAAATAG